A window from Chiloscyllium punctatum isolate Juve2018m chromosome 3, sChiPun1.3, whole genome shotgun sequence encodes these proteins:
- the LOC140455631 gene encoding epoxide hydrolase 1-like isoform X1, whose protein sequence is MRRHLGKYSIMLLLIFTVAVGILLYYFFFHENSKTIPEGDGWWGAGERQDIQDDETIRPFTIETSEEMIQDLHYRLDHTRFTPPLEDSRFHYGFNSSYLRKVVSYWRKDYNWKKQLEFLNQFPHFRTRIEGIDIHFVHVKPPHLPQGQTAIPLMMIHGWPGSFYEFYKIIPQLIDPANHGWSQQETFEVICPSIPGYGFSEAPCKIGFDSIAAARVFCKLMRRLGFDRFYVQGGDWGSLIATNMAQMKPENVKGIHLNFFPISRMGLKTLPSLLLGQYAPSLVGFTQTDIERMYPFVEKTVYDLLKESGYMHIQGTKPDSPGCALNDSPVGLAAYILEKYSTWTNKDFRELEDGGLTRKFSLDELLTNVMIYWVSGSITSSMRLYKENLGINFRNRVDAKIGVYVPTGLAAFPNELVHVPLVWARQKYKKIVTFSYMSRGGHFAAFEEPYLLAEDLRNFVQTVKKNG, encoded by the exons ATGAGAAGACATCTGGGGAAAT ATTCCATCATGCTCCTCCTCATTTTCACTGTTGCAGTTGGAATTCTCCTGTATTATTTCTTTTTCCATGAGAATTCCAAGACTATCCCAGAAGGGGATGGCTGGTGGGGAGCTGGAGAGCGACAGGATATCCAGGATGATGAAACTATCCGCCCATTCACCATTGAAACATCTGaggagatgatccag GACCTGCACTATCGCCTGGACCATACTCGCTTCACGCCACCGTTAGAGGACAGTAGGTTTCACTACGGTTTTAACTCCAGCTACCTGAGGAAGGTCGTGTCTTATTGGAGGAAGGACTACAACTGGAAGAAACAGCTGGAATTCCTAAACCAGTTCCCACATTTCAGAACCAGGATTGAAG GAATTGATATCCACTTTGTCCACGTGAAGCCCCCTCACCTGCCTCAAGGTCAGACTGCCATTCCACTGATGATGATCCATGGCTGGCCAGGGTCTTTCTATGAGTTCTACAAGATCATCCCTCAGCTGATTGATCCAGCCAATCATGGTTGGAGTCAGCAGGAAACCTTTGAAGTCATCTGTCCATCCATCCCAGGTTATGGCTTCTCAGAGGCTCCATGCAAGATAG GTTTTGACAGCATCGCTGCAGCTCGTGTGTTTTGCAAGTTAATGCGGCGCCTGGGGTTTGATCGGTTCTATGTGCAGGGAGGAGACTGGGGGTCTCTGATTGCCACTAACATGGCCCAAATGAAGCCAGA GAATGTGAAAGGAATCCACTTGAATTTCTTCCCCATTTCCAGGATGGGACTGAAGACACTTCCCTCCCTCTTACTTGGGCAGTATGCTCCATCCCTGGTTGGATTCACCCAGACTGACATTGAGCGGATGTATCCATTTGTTGAAAAGACTGTCTATGATCTGCTGAAGGAATCTGGCTACATGCACATTCAGGGCACAAAACCTGACTCCCCAG GTTGTGCTCTGAATGACTCCCCTGTGGGCTTGGCTGCTTATATACTGGAGAAATATTCAACATGGACCAACAAGGATTTCCGGGAACTTGAAGATGGAGGACTGACGAG GAAATTCTCCCTGGATGAACTTCTGACCAATGTGATGATCTACTGGGTGTCAGGCTCCATTACCTCCTCCATGCGCCTGTACAAAGAGAACCTAGGAATTAACTTCAGGAATCGGGTTGATGCCAA GATTGGAGTTTATGTTCCCACTGGATTGGCTGCTTTTCCCAATGAGTTGGTGCATGTCCCATTGGTCTGGGCCAGGCAGAAATACAAGAAGATTGTGACCTTCTCGTACATGTCCCGTGGGGGACACTTTGCAGCCTTTGAGGAGCCGTATCTATTGGCTGAGGATCTCCGGAATTTTGTGCAAACTGTGAAAAAGAATGGCTGA
- the LOC140455631 gene encoding epoxide hydrolase 1-like isoform X2: MLLLIFTVAVGILLYYFFFHENSKTIPEGDGWWGAGERQDIQDDETIRPFTIETSEEMIQDLHYRLDHTRFTPPLEDSRFHYGFNSSYLRKVVSYWRKDYNWKKQLEFLNQFPHFRTRIEGIDIHFVHVKPPHLPQGQTAIPLMMIHGWPGSFYEFYKIIPQLIDPANHGWSQQETFEVICPSIPGYGFSEAPCKIGFDSIAAARVFCKLMRRLGFDRFYVQGGDWGSLIATNMAQMKPENVKGIHLNFFPISRMGLKTLPSLLLGQYAPSLVGFTQTDIERMYPFVEKTVYDLLKESGYMHIQGTKPDSPGCALNDSPVGLAAYILEKYSTWTNKDFRELEDGGLTRKFSLDELLTNVMIYWVSGSITSSMRLYKENLGINFRNRVDAKIGVYVPTGLAAFPNELVHVPLVWARQKYKKIVTFSYMSRGGHFAAFEEPYLLAEDLRNFVQTVKKNG, translated from the exons ATGCTCCTCCTCATTTTCACTGTTGCAGTTGGAATTCTCCTGTATTATTTCTTTTTCCATGAGAATTCCAAGACTATCCCAGAAGGGGATGGCTGGTGGGGAGCTGGAGAGCGACAGGATATCCAGGATGATGAAACTATCCGCCCATTCACCATTGAAACATCTGaggagatgatccag GACCTGCACTATCGCCTGGACCATACTCGCTTCACGCCACCGTTAGAGGACAGTAGGTTTCACTACGGTTTTAACTCCAGCTACCTGAGGAAGGTCGTGTCTTATTGGAGGAAGGACTACAACTGGAAGAAACAGCTGGAATTCCTAAACCAGTTCCCACATTTCAGAACCAGGATTGAAG GAATTGATATCCACTTTGTCCACGTGAAGCCCCCTCACCTGCCTCAAGGTCAGACTGCCATTCCACTGATGATGATCCATGGCTGGCCAGGGTCTTTCTATGAGTTCTACAAGATCATCCCTCAGCTGATTGATCCAGCCAATCATGGTTGGAGTCAGCAGGAAACCTTTGAAGTCATCTGTCCATCCATCCCAGGTTATGGCTTCTCAGAGGCTCCATGCAAGATAG GTTTTGACAGCATCGCTGCAGCTCGTGTGTTTTGCAAGTTAATGCGGCGCCTGGGGTTTGATCGGTTCTATGTGCAGGGAGGAGACTGGGGGTCTCTGATTGCCACTAACATGGCCCAAATGAAGCCAGA GAATGTGAAAGGAATCCACTTGAATTTCTTCCCCATTTCCAGGATGGGACTGAAGACACTTCCCTCCCTCTTACTTGGGCAGTATGCTCCATCCCTGGTTGGATTCACCCAGACTGACATTGAGCGGATGTATCCATTTGTTGAAAAGACTGTCTATGATCTGCTGAAGGAATCTGGCTACATGCACATTCAGGGCACAAAACCTGACTCCCCAG GTTGTGCTCTGAATGACTCCCCTGTGGGCTTGGCTGCTTATATACTGGAGAAATATTCAACATGGACCAACAAGGATTTCCGGGAACTTGAAGATGGAGGACTGACGAG GAAATTCTCCCTGGATGAACTTCTGACCAATGTGATGATCTACTGGGTGTCAGGCTCCATTACCTCCTCCATGCGCCTGTACAAAGAGAACCTAGGAATTAACTTCAGGAATCGGGTTGATGCCAA GATTGGAGTTTATGTTCCCACTGGATTGGCTGCTTTTCCCAATGAGTTGGTGCATGTCCCATTGGTCTGGGCCAGGCAGAAATACAAGAAGATTGTGACCTTCTCGTACATGTCCCGTGGGGGACACTTTGCAGCCTTTGAGGAGCCGTATCTATTGGCTGAGGATCTCCGGAATTTTGTGCAAACTGTGAAAAAGAATGGCTGA